In Tsuneonella amylolytica, one genomic interval encodes:
- a CDS encoding glycoside hydrolase family protein — translation MVDFAVEALDDVTLDISRPDGLLAGYDLMSPYVWTDPKGCHLLVRVLPDPLKVGDPTGIIYSGEADASGLNFVMDPHPAIAPGPAPDDAKGVEDPTVVIAADSEVLVYYTGVHGDPLQGCMMVARGLSLTELVKERVVLKAPEGEGNIKEATVAQGADGRFRLFYEYAKDNASRIGMAVGPGPDGPWEVVADPFTVREGSWDNWHLSTGPVVNLPGMDPVMFYNGATADARWRIGWIAFDANFTRVTARGLEPLIVPPPPEHRDGTDIAFAASALVEEGDTIRLYYSLEDRILRRATVRAFHG, via the coding sequence ATGGTCGATTTCGCGGTCGAGGCGCTCGACGATGTCACGCTGGACATCTCCCGCCCCGACGGGCTGCTCGCCGGGTACGACCTGATGAGCCCCTACGTCTGGACGGACCCGAAGGGGTGCCACCTGCTCGTGCGCGTCCTGCCCGACCCGCTGAAGGTGGGCGATCCCACGGGCATCATCTATTCGGGCGAGGCGGATGCAAGCGGCCTCAACTTCGTCATGGACCCGCACCCGGCGATCGCGCCGGGCCCCGCGCCGGACGATGCGAAGGGGGTGGAGGACCCGACCGTGGTCATCGCCGCCGACAGCGAAGTGCTCGTCTACTACACCGGCGTCCACGGCGATCCGTTGCAGGGCTGCATGATGGTCGCGCGCGGCCTGTCGCTTACCGAATTGGTGAAGGAGCGCGTGGTGCTCAAAGCCCCCGAGGGGGAGGGCAACATCAAGGAAGCGACCGTCGCGCAAGGGGCCGACGGACGGTTCCGGCTGTTCTACGAATACGCGAAGGACAACGCCTCGCGCATCGGCATGGCCGTGGGGCCGGGGCCGGACGGCCCGTGGGAGGTCGTCGCCGATCCCTTCACCGTGCGGGAAGGGTCGTGGGACAACTGGCACCTGTCGACCGGCCCGGTCGTAAACCTGCCGGGCATGGACCCGGTCATGTTCTACAACGGCGCGACCGCCGACGCGCGCTGGCGCATCGGCTGGATCGCCTTCGATGCGAACTTCACGCGCGTCACCGCCCGCGGGCTAGAACCGCTGATTGTCCCCCCGCCGCCCGAGCACCGCGACGGGACCGACATCGCCTTCGCCGCATCCGCGCTGGTCGAGGAAGGCGACACGATCCGGCTGTACTATTCGCTGGAGGACCGCATCCTGCGCCGTGCGACGGTACGGGCGTTCCACGGCTGA
- a CDS encoding threonine ammonia-lyase, producing MSEADPRRPGDPALTIDDVRAAAERIAGAVVRTPTMYSKTLSAIAGTDIWLKFENLQFTAAYKERGALNALLQLSDEQRTRGVIAASAGNHSQGLSYHGTRLGVPVTIVMPRTTPSVKIMQTESVGGNVVLEGETFDEAYAHARLLEKERDLTFVHPFDDPHVAAGAGTTALEMLADAPEIDCMVVPIGGGGLISGMSTVAKAHDPAIDVVGVEAALYPSMYGRINGCPVECGGDTLAEGIAVKEPGEFTAGVIARQVDDILLVDENALERAVSLLLQIEKTVVEGAGAAGLAAVLAHPERFAGRKLGLVLCGGNIDTRLLANVLLRDLARSGRLARLRVTLQDRPGALYKVMREFDAHNVNIIEIYHQRIFTTLPAKGLITDIECEARDREQIDALIENLRGKGYTVTQVELN from the coding sequence ATGAGCGAAGCCGATCCCCGCCGCCCCGGCGACCCCGCCCTCACCATCGACGACGTGCGCGCCGCGGCGGAGCGAATCGCCGGCGCGGTCGTGCGGACGCCGACGATGTATTCCAAGACGCTGTCGGCGATCGCGGGCACGGACATCTGGCTCAAGTTCGAGAATCTCCAGTTCACCGCCGCCTATAAAGAGCGCGGCGCGCTCAACGCGCTGTTGCAGCTGTCGGACGAACAGCGGACCCGCGGCGTCATCGCGGCGTCGGCGGGCAACCATTCGCAGGGGCTGAGCTACCACGGCACCCGGCTCGGCGTGCCGGTGACGATCGTGATGCCGCGCACCACGCCCAGCGTGAAGATCATGCAGACCGAGAGCGTCGGCGGCAACGTGGTGCTGGAGGGCGAGACCTTCGACGAAGCCTACGCCCACGCGCGGCTGCTGGAAAAGGAACGCGACCTCACGTTCGTGCATCCGTTCGACGATCCCCACGTAGCAGCCGGCGCGGGCACGACCGCGCTCGAGATGCTGGCCGACGCGCCCGAGATCGACTGCATGGTCGTGCCGATCGGCGGGGGCGGGCTCATCAGCGGGATGTCCACCGTGGCCAAGGCGCACGACCCGGCGATCGATGTCGTGGGCGTCGAGGCGGCGCTCTACCCCTCGATGTACGGACGGATCAACGGCTGCCCGGTGGAATGCGGCGGCGATACCCTAGCCGAAGGCATCGCGGTGAAGGAGCCGGGCGAATTCACCGCCGGCGTGATCGCGCGGCAGGTCGACGACATCCTGCTGGTCGACGAGAACGCGCTCGAACGCGCGGTCAGCCTGCTGCTCCAGATCGAAAAGACCGTGGTCGAGGGCGCGGGCGCAGCCGGGCTCGCCGCCGTGCTCGCCCACCCCGAACGCTTCGCCGGGCGCAAGCTGGGGCTGGTGCTGTGCGGGGGCAACATCGACACGCGCCTGCTCGCCAACGTGCTGCTGCGCGACCTCGCCCGTTCGGGCCGCCTCGCGCGGCTGCGGGTGACGCTGCAGGACCGGCCCGGCGCGCTTTACAAGGTGATGCGCGAATTCGACGCGCACAACGTCAACATCATCGAGATCTATCACCAGCGCATCTTCACCACCCTCCCGGCCAAGGGCCTCATCACCGACATCGAGTGCGAGGCGCGCGACCGCGAGCAGATCGACGCCCTGATCGAGAACTTGCGCGGCAAGGGCTATACGGTGACGCAGGTCGAACTGAACTGA
- a CDS encoding amidohydrolase translates to MKTARLLPLLAPALAALAVAAPAAADTLVDNVTGMSIDRQGNVTRFTGIWIDDDGRVKQLLQRKDKRPQRTDYGVDAKGAVVIPGLIDSHLHVMNMGFAALTLDLSQTKSLAEAQAAIRAYAAQYPDRKWIVGRGWNQETWGLGRFPTAAELDAAVADRPVLLARVDGHAQWANTLALKAAGVTAQTADPAGGRIDRLPGSKAPAGVFVDAATALVEKAVPPPLPADYDLALAKAQELLFARGVTAAADMGTTIEGWQSMRRAGDAGWLKMRIMAYAAGTDAMQLIAGSGPTPWLYGDRLNMSGVKIYLDGALGSRGAWLKAPYSDNPGNRGLPLIGPTRLRNEMSRAALGKFQVAVHAIGDAANAEALSAIDELALTYTGDRRWRIEHAQVVSPADIQAFGRNGTIASMQPVHQTSDRVMAEARLGAARLPGAYAWRSIAATGAPLAFGSDAPVELPDPFAGIAAAISRTGPDGQPFGGWMPQEAVGREAALAAYTAAGAYAGFGETRFGELKPGMRADFVVIDRDPLLVAPEQVRNTRIMQTWVGGERVFLDDRPAADLPPAGR, encoded by the coding sequence ATGAAGACCGCCCGCCTCCTTCCGCTCCTCGCCCCCGCCCTCGCCGCTCTCGCGGTCGCCGCCCCCGCCGCGGCCGACACCCTGGTCGACAACGTGACCGGCATGTCGATCGACCGCCAAGGCAACGTCACCCGGTTCACCGGCATCTGGATCGACGACGACGGCCGCGTAAAGCAGCTTCTGCAGCGAAAGGACAAGCGGCCCCAACGCACCGACTACGGCGTGGATGCCAAGGGCGCGGTGGTGATCCCGGGGCTGATCGATTCGCACCTGCACGTGATGAACATGGGGTTCGCCGCGCTGACGCTCGACCTCAGCCAGACGAAGTCGCTGGCCGAGGCGCAGGCGGCGATCCGCGCCTATGCGGCGCAGTATCCCGACCGCAAGTGGATCGTCGGGCGCGGGTGGAACCAGGAAACCTGGGGCCTCGGCCGCTTCCCCACCGCCGCCGAGCTCGACGCCGCGGTGGCCGACCGGCCGGTGCTGCTGGCGCGGGTCGACGGCCATGCCCAATGGGCCAACACGCTGGCGCTGAAGGCGGCCGGGGTCACCGCGCAGACCGCCGACCCGGCGGGCGGGCGGATCGACCGGCTGCCCGGCTCGAAGGCGCCGGCCGGGGTCTTCGTCGATGCCGCGACCGCGCTGGTGGAGAAGGCCGTCCCCCCGCCGCTGCCCGCCGATTACGACCTCGCGCTCGCCAAGGCGCAGGAACTGCTCTTCGCCCGCGGGGTGACCGCGGCGGCCGACATGGGCACCACGATCGAAGGCTGGCAGTCCATGCGCCGCGCGGGCGATGCCGGCTGGCTCAAGATGCGCATCATGGCCTACGCCGCCGGAACCGATGCGATGCAACTCATCGCCGGATCGGGGCCGACGCCGTGGCTCTACGGCGACCGCCTCAACATGAGCGGCGTGAAGATCTACCTCGACGGCGCGCTGGGTTCGCGCGGGGCGTGGCTCAAGGCGCCCTATTCCGACAATCCCGGCAACCGCGGCCTGCCGCTTATCGGCCCCACGCGCCTGCGCAACGAGATGAGCCGCGCCGCGCTCGGCAAGTTCCAGGTCGCCGTCCACGCGATCGGCGATGCCGCCAATGCCGAGGCGCTATCGGCGATCGACGAGCTCGCGCTCACCTACACCGGCGACCGGCGCTGGCGGATCGAGCACGCTCAGGTCGTCTCGCCGGCCGACATCCAGGCGTTCGGCCGCAACGGCACCATCGCCTCGATGCAGCCCGTCCACCAGACGTCGGACCGGGTCATGGCCGAAGCGCGGCTGGGCGCGGCCCGGCTGCCGGGCGCATACGCGTGGCGCTCGATCGCGGCGACCGGGGCGCCGCTCGCGTTCGGGTCAGACGCGCCGGTCGAGCTGCCCGATCCCTTCGCCGGGATCGCCGCCGCGATCAGCCGCACCGGGCCCGACGGCCAGCCGTTCGGCGGCTGGATGCCGCAGGAAGCGGTCGGCCGGGAGGCGGCGCTGGCCGCCTACACCGCGGCGGGCGCCTACGCCGGGTTCGGCGAGACACGCTTCGGCGAACTGAAGCCCGGCATGCGCGCCGACTTCGTCGTCATCGACCGCGACCCCTTGCTCGTCGCACCCGAACAGGTCCGCAACACGCGCATCATGCAGACCTGGGTGGGCGGCGAGCGGGTATTCCTCGACGATCGCCCCGCCGCGGACCTGCCGCCTGCGGGACGTTAA
- a CDS encoding PaaI family thioesterase, with protein MFSGTFDPAVLSDWVLKRAHPGWLGLRYRDHGDDWCELELPWRADLVGDERQPVLASGPIVSLMDMAAGMAIWVANGEFRPVATLDLRVDYLRPARECASVIGRVTCYRMTRSAAFVRGTAHDGDPGDAVAEVTGVFMTLDPKRMVWRG; from the coding sequence ATGTTCAGCGGAACCTTCGACCCCGCCGTCCTGTCGGACTGGGTGCTCAAGCGCGCGCACCCCGGATGGCTCGGCCTGCGATACCGCGACCACGGCGACGATTGGTGCGAGCTCGAACTGCCGTGGCGCGCCGACCTCGTTGGCGACGAACGGCAACCGGTCCTCGCCTCCGGCCCCATCGTCAGCCTGATGGACATGGCGGCCGGCATGGCGATCTGGGTGGCCAACGGCGAGTTCCGTCCCGTCGCCACGCTCGACCTGCGCGTCGATTACCTGCGGCCGGCGCGCGAATGCGCGTCCGTGATCGGGCGCGTCACCTGCTATCGCATGACCCGCAGCGCCGCCTTCGTCCGCGGCACCGCCCACGACGGCGATCCCGGCGATGCCGTGGCCGAAGTGACGGGCGTGTTCATGACGCTCGACCCCAAGCGGATGGTCTGGCGTGGCTGA
- a CDS encoding PaaI family thioesterase has translation MADLLTAYARALGVTVAGTDDGAPVLSLGFSHDLEGRPGAWHGGAIAGLLETAGYAALRSALAEAGRDPLLKPINVTVQYLSTGKPQASYARGRIVRLGRRNANLAVEAWQDDPAKPIASAVMNILMVESD, from the coding sequence GTGGCTGATCTCCTCACCGCCTACGCCCGCGCACTCGGCGTCACCGTAGCCGGCACCGACGACGGCGCGCCGGTCCTTTCGCTCGGCTTCTCGCACGATCTGGAAGGGCGCCCCGGCGCCTGGCACGGCGGGGCGATCGCCGGACTGCTGGAAACCGCCGGCTACGCCGCGCTGCGCAGCGCGCTGGCGGAGGCGGGGCGCGACCCGCTGCTGAAACCGATCAACGTCACCGTGCAGTACCTGTCCACCGGCAAGCCGCAGGCGAGCTACGCGCGGGGCCGCATCGTGCGGCTGGGGCGGCGCAATGCCAACCTGGCGGTCGAGGCGTGGCAGGACGATCCGGCCAAACCGATCGCGAGCGCCGTGATGAACATCCTGATGGTCGAAAGCGACTAG
- a CDS encoding transglycosylase domain-containing protein — translation MAMRDIWGRSRNPEPEPPQGGYFALHDAYGDEPAAADRFEEWDRRLDELRPAKRTWFGRQKRWWIVRGIAAVIGLLILIVAWLAVTAPLSKSLQPIAAPQLTLLASDGTPIARNGAVIDRPVEVKALPPHVVEAFLAIEDRRFYNHWGVDPRGLARAAWTGYGGGSTITQQLAKFTFLTPEQTLTRKAREMLIAFWLEAWLSKDEILERYLSNAYFGDNVYGLRAASLHYFYRQPEKLKADQAAMLAGLVQAPSRFAPTKHYDRAAKRMKLVVGSMVEAGYLTPAEGARMRPPRLDVRPGKALPTGTYFADWALPQGRALAEAGYGGQTLTTTLDSRLQSIARRAVMQAPGKAQVALVAMRPNGEVVAMIGGKDYEKSPFNRATQARRQPGSTFKLFVWLAALRNGMSPDDRIDNRPITTGGYRPKNAAGNYSDSISLEDAFARSSNVAAVRLLQTVGSEKVIATARDLGVRSPLAEGDPSLALGTSTMTLLELTSAYAGVAANEFPVRARAFATPEQGWLARAWNWSNQTRLSGRTHADMETLLRAAINRGTGRAASLSVPNFGKTGTSQDYRDALFVGYAGDLVVGVWVGNDDNTPLNGVTGGSVPARIWRDFMVQALGRGAARPAPAPDVQEDPGGPIEPLDVPGPGDIPTEFPLGDDRSRVRIGTDGVTVTTDAEGLPVDVRIGREGVRVNPGPAPPPPANERPLPEDLPPQVLPR, via the coding sequence ATGGCGATGCGCGACATCTGGGGCCGATCCCGCAATCCCGAACCGGAGCCGCCGCAGGGCGGGTACTTCGCGCTGCACGACGCCTATGGCGACGAGCCCGCCGCCGCCGACCGGTTCGAGGAGTGGGACCGCCGGCTGGACGAACTCCGCCCTGCCAAGCGGACGTGGTTCGGTCGCCAGAAACGCTGGTGGATCGTGCGCGGCATCGCGGCCGTCATCGGTCTGCTGATCCTGATCGTCGCCTGGCTCGCCGTCACCGCGCCGCTGTCGAAATCATTGCAGCCGATCGCCGCGCCGCAGTTGACCCTGCTCGCCAGCGACGGCACGCCGATCGCGCGCAACGGTGCGGTGATCGACCGCCCGGTCGAGGTGAAGGCGCTGCCGCCCCATGTGGTCGAGGCCTTTCTCGCGATCGAGGACCGCCGGTTCTACAATCACTGGGGCGTCGATCCCCGCGGCCTCGCCCGTGCGGCGTGGACCGGCTACGGCGGCGGCAGCACGATCACCCAGCAGCTCGCCAAGTTCACCTTCCTCACCCCCGAACAGACCCTGACGCGCAAGGCGCGCGAGATGCTGATCGCGTTCTGGCTGGAGGCGTGGCTGTCGAAGGACGAAATTCTCGAGCGGTACCTGTCGAACGCTTACTTCGGCGACAACGTCTACGGCCTGCGCGCGGCGAGCCTGCATTACTTCTACCGCCAGCCGGAAAAGCTGAAGGCCGATCAGGCCGCGATGCTGGCGGGGCTGGTGCAGGCGCCGTCGCGCTTCGCGCCCACGAAGCACTACGATCGGGCGGCCAAGCGGATGAAGCTCGTCGTCGGCTCGATGGTCGAGGCGGGATACCTGACGCCGGCCGAGGGCGCGCGGATGCGTCCGCCAAGGCTCGACGTGCGGCCGGGCAAGGCGCTGCCGACCGGCACCTACTTCGCCGACTGGGCACTGCCGCAGGGGCGCGCGCTGGCCGAGGCCGGTTACGGCGGCCAGACGCTGACCACCACGCTCGATTCGCGGCTGCAAAGCATTGCGCGGCGCGCGGTGATGCAGGCGCCGGGCAAGGCGCAAGTCGCGCTCGTGGCGATGCGGCCCAATGGCGAGGTCGTTGCGATGATCGGCGGCAAGGACTACGAGAAGTCGCCGTTCAACCGCGCCACGCAGGCCCGGCGGCAGCCGGGTTCGACCTTCAAGCTGTTCGTCTGGCTGGCGGCGCTCCGGAACGGGATGAGCCCGGACGACCGGATCGACAACCGGCCGATCACCACCGGCGGCTACCGCCCGAAGAACGCGGCGGGCAACTATTCCGACAGCATCTCGCTGGAGGATGCTTTCGCCCGGTCGAGCAACGTCGCGGCGGTGCGTCTGCTGCAGACGGTCGGCAGCGAAAAGGTCATCGCGACGGCCCGCGATCTGGGGGTGCGGTCGCCGCTGGCCGAAGGCGATCCCAGTCTCGCGCTCGGCACCTCGACGATGACGCTGCTCGAACTGACGTCGGCCTACGCCGGTGTGGCGGCGAACGAGTTTCCGGTGCGCGCCCGCGCCTTCGCCACGCCCGAACAGGGCTGGCTGGCGCGGGCCTGGAACTGGTCGAACCAGACCCGCCTGTCGGGCCGCACTCACGCCGACATGGAAACCCTGCTGCGGGCCGCGATCAACCGCGGGACCGGGCGCGCGGCGTCGCTGTCGGTGCCCAATTTCGGCAAGACCGGCACCAGCCAGGATTACCGCGACGCGCTGTTCGTCGGCTACGCGGGCGACCTCGTGGTCGGGGTATGGGTCGGCAACGACGACAACACGCCCCTGAACGGCGTCACCGGCGGCAGCGTGCCCGCGCGCATCTGGCGCGACTTCATGGTTCAGGCATTGGGGCGCGGGGCGGCGCGACCGGCACCGGCGCCCGACGTACAGGAGGACCCCGGCGGCCCGATCGAGCCGCTCGACGTGCCGGGCCCCGGCGACATTCCCACCGAGTTCCCGCTGGGCGACGACCGCTCGCGGGTCCGGATCGGGACCGACGGGGTGACGGTCACGACCGACGCGGAGGGCCTGCCGGTCGACGTGCGGATCGGGCGCGAGGGGGTGCGGGTGAATCCCGGTCCCGCTCCGCCCCCGCCGGCGAACGAGCGGCCGTTGCCGGAAGACCTGCCGCCGCAGGTCCTGCCGCGCTAG
- the cobS gene encoding cobaltochelatase subunit CobS, giving the protein MNDMTDHLDTAQRTVLAAPDTTVSAREVFGLDLDWQIPAFSQADPRVPDLDEGYVFDPDTTMAILAGFAHDRRVMVQGYHGTGKSTHIEQVAARLNWPCIRINLDAHISRIDLVGRDAIVLRDGLQVTEFREGLLPWALQHPVALVFDEYDAGRPDVMFVIQRVLEQQGKLTLLDQNRVIRPDPHFRLFATANTVGLGDTSGLYHGTQAINQGQMDRWNLVVALNYLPADTEQKIVATKAPQTDPKTIADMVKVAAMTRQGFIGGDISTVMSPRTVMTWAQNAAIFGDVGFAFRVTFLNKCDEAERVLVAEYYQRVFGVDLPESVVGRN; this is encoded by the coding sequence ATGAACGACATGACCGACCACCTCGACACCGCCCAGCGCACCGTACTCGCCGCGCCCGACACCACCGTCAGCGCGCGCGAGGTCTTCGGGCTCGACCTCGACTGGCAGATCCCCGCCTTCAGCCAGGCCGATCCGCGCGTCCCCGACCTCGACGAAGGCTACGTGTTCGATCCGGACACCACGATGGCGATCCTGGCCGGCTTCGCGCACGACCGCCGGGTGATGGTGCAGGGCTACCACGGCACCGGCAAGTCGACGCACATCGAACAGGTCGCCGCGCGCCTCAACTGGCCGTGCATCCGCATCAACCTCGACGCGCACATCAGCCGCATCGACCTCGTCGGGCGCGACGCGATCGTGCTGCGCGACGGGTTGCAGGTGACCGAGTTCCGCGAAGGCCTGCTGCCGTGGGCGCTGCAGCACCCGGTGGCGCTGGTGTTCGACGAATACGACGCCGGCCGCCCGGACGTGATGTTCGTGATCCAGCGCGTGCTCGAACAGCAGGGCAAGCTCACCCTGCTCGACCAGAACCGCGTGATCCGGCCCGACCCGCACTTCCGCCTGTTCGCCACCGCCAACACGGTCGGGCTGGGCGATACGAGCGGGCTCTATCACGGCACCCAGGCGATCAACCAGGGCCAGATGGACCGCTGGAACCTCGTCGTGGCGCTCAACTACCTGCCCGCCGATACCGAGCAGAAGATCGTCGCGACCAAGGCGCCGCAGACCGATCCCAAGACCATCGCCGACATGGTGAAGGTCGCCGCGATGACGCGGCAGGGCTTCATCGGCGGCGACATCTCGACCGTGATGAGCCCGCGCACCGTGATGACGTGGGCCCAGAACGCGGCGATCTTCGGCGACGTCGGCTTCGCCTTCCGGGTGACGTTCCTCAACAAGTGCGACGAGGCGGAGCGGGTGCTGGTGGCCGAATACTACCAGCGCGTGTTCGGCGTGGACCTGCCCGAAAGCGTCGTCGGCCGGAACTGA
- a CDS encoding oxygenase MpaB family protein produces the protein MRPSPADLVRRALVGRVRAVFNDTAAGQQPVSISDDALFERDSPIRMVHSGVVPMMVGGIRSLLLQMLHPHALQGVLDHSDFRADMHGRLRRTARFIAQTTYAHRDEAMAAIGRVNRIHTRVNGTVPDGTPYSATDPRTLAWVHVAEATSFLEAHIAYVRPDMPRQEQDEYFRQFAVIARALNADPVPETRDDAEALMLELRADLAASEAAREVADLVLNGRPEGAPRSVQRALGTAAVDLLPPYARTMLGLSRPTVSALPARLATKTMSDGLRWAFRQP, from the coding sequence ATGCGCCCCAGCCCCGCCGATCTCGTCCGCCGCGCCCTCGTCGGGCGGGTGCGGGCGGTGTTCAATGATACCGCCGCCGGGCAACAGCCGGTTTCGATCAGCGACGACGCGCTGTTCGAACGCGATTCGCCCATCCGCATGGTGCATTCGGGCGTCGTGCCGATGATGGTCGGCGGCATCCGCAGCCTGCTCCTCCAGATGCTGCACCCCCACGCGCTGCAGGGCGTGCTCGACCATTCGGACTTCCGGGCCGACATGCACGGGCGGCTGCGGCGCACCGCGCGCTTCATCGCGCAGACGACCTACGCCCACCGCGACGAGGCGATGGCCGCGATTGGCCGGGTCAACCGCATCCACACCCGCGTCAACGGGACCGTGCCCGACGGCACCCCCTATTCCGCGACCGATCCGCGCACGCTGGCTTGGGTCCACGTGGCCGAGGCGACGAGCTTCCTCGAGGCGCATATCGCCTACGTGCGGCCCGACATGCCGAGGCAAGAGCAGGACGAATACTTCCGCCAGTTCGCCGTCATCGCGCGGGCCCTCAATGCCGATCCGGTGCCCGAAACCCGCGACGACGCCGAAGCGCTGATGCTGGAACTGCGCGCCGATCTCGCGGCCAGCGAAGCTGCGCGGGAGGTGGCCGACCTCGTCCTCAACGGCCGGCCCGAAGGCGCGCCGCGGTCGGTGCAGCGGGCGCTCGGCACCGCTGCGGTCGACCTGCTGCCGCCCTACGCGCGCACGATGCTGGGGTTGTCGCGCCCGACCGTCAGCGCCCTGCCGGCCCGGCTCGCCACGAAGACGATGTCCGACGGGCTGCGCTGGGCATTCCGCCAGCCGTAA
- a CDS encoding winged helix-turn-helix transcriptional regulator, translating to MKLQKETKEVVEGHGRWYGDACGTAFAMELVGERWSLLIVRELMLGARRFSDIRSSLPGISAKVLTERLASLEAARVLARRQLRPPGKAQVYELTEWGYAAEPLIQEAGRWAAQSSAHDPTLPLSPVSLMMSMRTMVDRSALPGVTGRIGFAIGDENFVAEPSATGLPIVRAPVEGADAVFRAPAAAPIAAGIYAGIPWADLEREADLAIEGDRDLAMRYVALFSLPPPLA from the coding sequence GTGAAGTTACAAAAAGAAACCAAAGAGGTCGTGGAGGGGCACGGGCGGTGGTACGGCGACGCCTGCGGAACCGCGTTCGCGATGGAGCTCGTCGGCGAGCGATGGTCGCTCCTGATCGTGCGCGAACTGATGCTGGGCGCGCGGCGGTTCTCGGACATTCGCTCCAGCCTGCCGGGCATCAGCGCCAAGGTGCTGACCGAGCGGCTCGCCTCGCTGGAGGCTGCGCGGGTCCTCGCCAGGCGGCAGCTTCGCCCGCCAGGCAAGGCGCAGGTCTACGAACTGACCGAATGGGGCTACGCCGCCGAACCGCTGATCCAGGAGGCGGGGCGTTGGGCCGCGCAATCGAGCGCGCACGATCCCACGCTGCCGCTGTCGCCGGTGTCGCTGATGATGTCGATGCGCACGATGGTCGACCGCTCGGCGCTGCCGGGCGTGACGGGCCGGATCGGGTTCGCCATCGGGGACGAGAACTTCGTGGCCGAGCCGTCCGCGACCGGACTGCCGATCGTGCGCGCGCCGGTGGAGGGCGCCGACGCGGTGTTCCGCGCGCCCGCAGCCGCGCCGATCGCGGCGGGCATCTACGCCGGAATTCCGTGGGCCGATCTGGAGCGCGAGGCGGATCTCGCGATCGAGGGGGACCGCGATCTCGCCATGCGCTACGTCGCGCTGTTCAGCCTGCCGCCGCCGCTCGCCTGA
- a CDS encoding VOC family protein — MTQTIFVNLPVADLARSKAFYEAIGFENDPRYTNDVAAAVFLSEAIYVMLLTHDFWKTFTSKAIPDAKASAQLMLAISREDRGAVDAMVEAAAAAGGTPDCNPRQDHGFMYGRSFEDPDGHIWEPSWMDPAVLEKGPQAHAEAQDG; from the coding sequence ATGACCCAGACGATATTCGTGAACCTGCCCGTGGCCGACCTCGCCCGGTCGAAAGCCTTTTACGAGGCGATCGGGTTCGAAAACGATCCTCGCTACACCAACGATGTCGCCGCCGCGGTCTTCCTGTCCGAAGCCATCTACGTGATGCTGCTGACCCACGATTTCTGGAAGACGTTCACCAGCAAGGCGATCCCCGACGCAAAGGCGAGCGCGCAGCTCATGCTGGCGATCAGCCGTGAGGATCGCGGTGCGGTCGACGCGATGGTCGAAGCTGCGGCCGCCGCGGGCGGAACGCCCGACTGCAATCCGCGGCAGGACCACGGCTTCATGTACGGGCGCAGTTTCGAAGACCCCGACGGCCACATCTGGGAACCGAGCTGGATGGACCCGGCGGTTCTGGAAAAGGGCCCGCAGGCACACGCCGAAGCGCAAGACGGCTGA
- a CDS encoding glutathione S-transferase family protein: MSMIDPAADVVIVAYRWVPGFAQGYVRDLRPRWACEEAGIPYAEHLIDVMDKPAGYYHEQPWGQVPALRDGDVRVFESGATLLHLGEKSEGLLPPAGQARATALSWLLAAFNTVEPVLMELTTIDAFARGEDWTELRRPSLEAFVRKRLAPVEALVGRQEWLGEAFSIADIAMITSLRELDSSALRGEHPAIAAYVERGMARPAFRRAMADQMAAFATHSPPQTKEA; the protein is encoded by the coding sequence ATGTCGATGATCGACCCTGCCGCCGATGTCGTCATCGTCGCCTACCGGTGGGTGCCGGGCTTCGCGCAAGGCTACGTCCGCGACCTGCGCCCTCGCTGGGCGTGCGAGGAGGCCGGCATTCCCTATGCCGAGCACCTGATCGACGTGATGGACAAACCGGCGGGGTATTACCACGAGCAGCCCTGGGGGCAGGTCCCGGCCCTGCGCGACGGCGATGTGCGCGTGTTCGAAAGCGGCGCGACCCTCCTCCACTTGGGCGAGAAGAGCGAGGGCCTGCTGCCGCCTGCCGGCCAAGCCCGCGCCACCGCGCTGTCGTGGTTGCTGGCCGCGTTCAACACCGTCGAGCCGGTGCTGATGGAGCTCACCACCATCGATGCGTTCGCCAGGGGCGAGGATTGGACCGAACTGCGCCGCCCCAGCCTCGAGGCGTTCGTGCGCAAGCGGCTCGCCCCGGTGGAGGCGCTGGTCGGCAGACAGGAGTGGCTCGGCGAGGCGTTCTCGATCGCCGACATCGCGATGATCACGAGCCTCCGCGAACTCGACAGCAGTGCCTTGCGCGGCGAGCACCCGGCGATCGCCGCCTACGTCGAACGCGGCATGGCGCGCCCTGCTTTCCGGCGGGCGATGGCCGACCAGATGGCCGCCTTCGCCACCCACTCCCCGCCCCAGACAAAGGAAGCTTGA